A window of the Vigna angularis cultivar LongXiaoDou No.4 chromosome 3, ASM1680809v1, whole genome shotgun sequence genome harbors these coding sequences:
- the LOC108320220 gene encoding indole-3-acetic acid-induced protein ARG2-like encodes MAPSFTTVKIFSSFGMAEISNCFTIIHGYVVVSKVADSMSNSKMRPKSEEEEKVSNENNWWIPDPLTGFYKPLNINDIDAAELHAKFLPKKSNKPSL; translated from the coding sequence ATGGCTCCATCTTTTACCACTGttaaaattttctcttcttttggtaTGGCAGAAATTTCAAACTGCTTCACCATCATACATGGTTACGTTGTTGTATCAAAAGTTGCAGATTCCATGAGTAACAGCAAAATGCGACCAAAGtcagaggaagaagagaaagtgtCGAATGAGAACAACTGGTGGATTCCAGATCCTCTAACTGGCTTCTACAAACCCCTTAACATCAATGACATTGATGCTGCTGAATTGCATGCTAAGTTTTTGCCAAAAAAGTCCAACAAACCATCTTTGTAA
- the LOC108320230 gene encoding alpha carbonic anhydrase 1, chloroplastic: MRLHCAIISIAALALCTSADYFSVNFSYSGPNGPANWGRLSPSYAACSNGKAQSPVELIKTDIFMNKELKNIARNYLLANATLVNNEFNIGVHFEGKVGDININGKNYSLKQLHWHSPSEHKANGRIHDAELHLVHLTEDIKNIAVVAVLYRLGDPDPLISQFEEKLVELGNKKEIAIGSFDLEEINRSSRRRYYRYVGSLTTPPCKEGVIWTILGKLRTLSTQQLNLLKAPLNPKFKHNARPLQQINGRKIEMYYHPKTTTMGLM; the protein is encoded by the exons ATGAGGCTTCACTGCGCTATCATTTCCATTGCTGCTTTGGCTCTATGCACTTCTGCAGATTACT TTTCGGTTAATTTTAGTTATAGTGGTCCAAATGGACCTGCGAACTGGGGAAGATTGAGTCCATCTTATGCAGCCTGCTCAAATGGGAAAGCACAGAGTCCTGTGGAACTTATCAAAACTGATATTTTCATGAACAAGGAGTTGAAGAATATTGCAAGAAATTATCTCCTTGCCAATGCCACATTGGTTAACAACGAATTTAATATTGGG gTTCACTTTGAAGGGAAAGTAGGAGACATTAACATAAATGGAAAAAACTACTCCTTGAAACAACTGCACTGGCATTCGCCATCAGAGCACAAGGCAAATGGTCGTAT ACATGACGCAGAGCTCCATCTAGTCCACTTGACGGAAGATATAAAGAACATAGCAGTTGTGGCAGTGCTCTACAGATTGGGTGATCCAGATCCTCTGATATCCCAG TTTGAAGAGAAGTTGGTTGAGTTAGGTAATAAGAAGGAAATTGCAATTGGGAGCTTTGATTTAGAAGAAATAAATAGAAGCAGCAGAAGAAGGTATTATAGATATGTTGGCTCTCTCACCACTCCACCATGCAAAGAGGGTGTCATTTGGACCATTCTTGGAAAG TTGAGGACACTATCCACCCAACAACTCAACCTCCTCAAGGCACCATTGAACCCAAAGTTTAAACACAATGCAAGGCCTCTTCAGCAGATTAATGGACGTAAAATAGAGATGTATTACCACCCTAAAACAACCACCATGGGACTCATGTAA